A DNA window from Penaeus vannamei isolate JL-2024 chromosome 5, ASM4276789v1, whole genome shotgun sequence contains the following coding sequences:
- the LOC138861760 gene encoding craniofacial development protein 2-like, whose protein sequence is MRLKLPFGFMSLIAVYAPTDVCKLGMEEMFYTKLASVSDRCLQRDIHIVLGDFNEVFGCDRAGYEMSHPDPYRWTWYRNVGNATKEIDYILVSTRWRILQNCRVYRSAEFCGTDHRLVVATLQVHFKTPQRSNEYPRVLHLDRRRERECAQGIC, encoded by the exons atgagactgaagctaccatttggcttcatgtctcttattgctgtgtatgctcctaccgatgtttgtaaacttggcatggaagagatgttctacaccaaactagcatctgtttCAGACAGGTGTCTCCAGcgtgatattcatattgttctgggtgacttcaatgaggtatttggctgtgatcgagctggctatgagatgtct caccctgACCCATatcgttggacttggtacaggaatgtgggtaatgcaaccaaggagattgaCTACATACtggttagcactcgttggaggatcctccagaactgcagggtgtataggagtgccgagttctgtggtactgaccatagactggttgtggctacccttcaggtccacttcaaaactccccagcggtccaatgagtACCCCAGGGTGCTTCACTTGgacaggcggagggagagggagtgtgcccaggggatttgctga